A region from the Excalfactoria chinensis isolate bCotChi1 chromosome 11, bCotChi1.hap2, whole genome shotgun sequence genome encodes:
- the PDCD5 gene encoding programmed cell death protein 5, giving the protein MRMRLFRDRPSAMADEELAALRQQRLAELQAKHGDTAADPSQQEAKQREAEIRNTILAQVLDQAARARLSNLALVKPDKAKAVENYLIQMARFGQLPGKVSEQGLIEILEKVSQQTEKKTTVKFNRRKVLDSDEEDDY; this is encoded by the exons ATGCGCATGCGGCTGTTCCGCGACCGCCCCTCAGCCATGGCGGACGAGGAGCTGGCGGCGCTGAGGCAGCAGCGGCTGGCCGAGCTGCAGGCCAAGCACGGG GATACTGCTGCTGATCCGTCACAACAGGAGGCAAAACAGAG ggaagcagagataAGAAATACAATTCTAGCTCAAGTTCTTGATCAAGCAGCACGTGCCAGAT TAAGCAATTTGGCACTTGTGAAACcagacaaagcaaaagcagtagAGAATTACCTTATACAGATGGCAAGATTCGGACAGCTACCTGGAAAG GTATCAGAACAAGGTTTGAtagaaatacttgaaaaagtgagtcaacaaacagaaaagaaaacaacagtaaag ttCAACAGGAGGAAAGTATTGGATTCTGATGAAGAGGACGATTATTAA